The following are encoded in a window of Podospora pseudoanserina strain CBS 124.78 chromosome 6, whole genome shotgun sequence genomic DNA:
- a CDS encoding hypothetical protein (EggNog:ENOG503PWS1): protein MARATQWHATIAIYIFFLPTIFLHLHIRMSSEFDPHSLQHSSSEEEAIEKWNPRPIVSDPSHCAELYNLLLSRYIAAIPSEFHSQTHPPTTTALETTLFPRFSTLHPAFFSNMEDPHSHPFHILLSQLQTSSPFQRDAILSPFFIQPEPDLLVPSEAYHSLFQIDFEEALEQQGRCLLLFLPGNMDFTGEPPYDEGLVLDADTLEATWRHGMDGLPEYPGPSWIPLHVVLEKEREKWERGEYYFDEEQMKVEQRGWTEIGLDETVQAWEGLLKAIEDKGGTGGEWDEPLRLEDEDIERYKVSRFAKEFLSRSKRPKFKFIGPGITVFSPESWLEVYGSEPENSERRLNRNGAEYKNWPTLVFPSAYQVGSPFHQWSPGYYKAALSEMVHRRTGVYLNGWDHRYAEAAELVSGSADVPRGITSFDRPPPWGPVRGTRLALILRHWTTLVEDGTWEVGVDGVAEHLTWWNDDNKVKAQVRRV, encoded by the coding sequence ATGGCGCGAGCAACCCAATGGCATGCAACCATTGCCATTTATATCTTTTTCCTACCTACGATCTTTCTACACCTTCACATCAGAATGAGTTCCGAATTTGACCCGCATTCTCTGCAACACTCCTCttctgaagaagaagccattGAAAAATGGAACCCCCGCCCCATAGTCAGCGACCCATCCCACTGCGCTGAGCTTTATAACCTCCTACTCTCCAGATACATCGCCGCTATCCCATCTGAATTccactcccaaacccaccctccaacaacaaccgccctCGAAacaaccctcttcccccgCTTCAGTACCCTCCacccagccttcttctccaacatggAAGACCCTCACTCCCACCCATTTCACATTCTGCTCTCCCAGCTGCAGACAAGCTCCCCATTCCAACGGGACGCAATCCTCTCCCCGTTCTTCATCCAACCAGAACCCGACTTGCTCGTCCCCTCAGAGGCGTACCACTCTCTCTTCCAGATCGACTTTGAAGAGGCGCTCGAACAACAAGGCCGGTGTCTCCTCTTGTTCCTCCCCGGGAACATGGACTTCACCGGCGAGCCACCCTACGACGAGGGACTGGTGCTCGATGCCGACACCCTCGAGGCGACATGGCGCCACGGGATGGACGGCCTGCCGGAGTACCCCGGTCCAAGCTGGATCCCCCTCCATGTTGTTTTGGAGAAAGAACGGGaaaagtgggagaggggggagtacTACTTTGACGAGGAGCAGATGAAGGTTGAGCAGAGAGGCTGGACAGAAATCGGGCTAGACGAGACAGTTCAGGCTTGGGAGGGCTTGCTGAAGGCGATCGAGGACAAGGGTGGGacgggaggggagtgggatgagCCGCTGAGattggaggatgaggatatTGAACGGTACAAGGTCAGTCGGTTCGCCAAGGAGTTTCTGAGCAGGTCCAAGAGGCCAAAGTTCAAGTTTATTGGTCCGGGAATCACGGTGTTCTCGCCGGAGAGTTGGCTCGAGGTTTATGGGTCCGAACCGGAGAATTCTGAGCGGAGGTTGAACAGGAATGGTGCTGAATACAAAAACTGGCCGACTTTGGTTTTCCCGTCTGCTTACCAGGTTGGATCGCCCTTTCATCAGTGGAGCCCCGGGTATTACAAGGCTGCACTTTCTGAGATGGTTCACCGTCGGACGGGTGTTTATCTCAATGGATGGGATCATCGATACGCCGAGGCAGCTGAGCTGGTGAGCGGATCAGCTGATGTTCCTCGAGGGATCACGTCTTTTGACAGGCCGCCACCATGGGGACCAGTACGAGGGACCCGTCTGGCACTAATCTTGCGGCACTGGACCACGTTGGTGGAAGATGGGACGTGGGAGGTGGGCGTCGACGGTGTTGCAGAACATTTGACTTGGTGGAATGATGACAATAAAGTGAAGGCTCAAGTGAGGCGTGTTTAG
- a CDS encoding hypothetical protein (EggNog:ENOG503PBXG; COG:S), translating to MPQTPPEDVRHQHEVELGPSDAHDEEGYDSGVDDASRRSSLTSLRSSIFEFYEENGRTYHSMSAGKYFMPNDASEVERLDLQHHLFRLTFDDQICLCPKKDGAKRVLDLGTGSGIWCIDYADQHPEAEVIGVDLSPVQPDFIPPNCSFEIDDLEKEWTWSKKFDFIISRFMTGSFADNASIVKKVYDQLEPGGYFEAQDMALPIGCDDGTFTEDSGLWIWMSWLMKAMEAMHRPFSAAQNWKSMMEEAGFEDVVEYIYKWPINGWPRDPKYKRLGQWALYDMDQVMEAAILAPLTRAMGWSQEEVLLLAADARKVLRDPRVHAYWPIYVVYGRKPFSSKQKSSVDKTAA from the exons ATGCCTCAAACACCGCCAGAGGATGTCCGTCATCAGCACGAAGTCGAGCTT GGACCGTCAGATGCtcatgatgaagagggttACGACTCAGGTGTAGACGAT GCGTCAAGACGTAGTAGTCTCACCTCTCTACGATCTAGCATTTTTGAGTTCTACGAAGAGAACGGACGGACCTACCATTCTATGAGCGCTGGTAAATATTTCATGCCGAATGATGCA TCCGAAGTTGAACGGCTGG ACTTGCAACACCACCTTTTCAGATTGACTTTTGACGACCAGATATGCCTTTGCCCAAAGAAAGACGGCGCCAAACGAGTGCTTGATCTCGGCACCGGAAGTGGCATCTGGTGTATCGATTACG CGGATCAGCACCCCGAGGCAGAA GTCATCGGTGTAGACCTAAGCCCAGTTCAACCGGACTT CATACCGCCGAATTGTTCCTTTGAG ATTGACGATCTCGAAAAGGAATGGACATGGTCCAAGAAGTTCGACTTCATTATCAGCCGCTTCATGACAGGCAGCTTCGCCGACAATGCCTCCATAGTCAAAAAGGTCTACGACCAGCTGGAACCCGGCGGTTACTTTGAAGCACAGGACATGGCTCTGCCAATTGGCTGTGATGACGGCACCTTCACTGAGGACTCTGGCCTATGGATATGGATGTCATGGCTCATGAAGGCCATGGAAGCTATGCATCGACCTTTCTCAGCTGCACAAAACTGGAAGTCTATGATGGAGGAAGCCGGGTTTGAAGACGTCGTCGAGTACATCTACAAGTGGCCAATCAATGGCTGGCCCCGTGACCCCAAGTACAAGAGGCTGGGCCAGTGGGCACTTTATGACATGGACCAGGTCATGGAGGCGGCCATCTTAGCGCCTCTTACGAGGGCAATGGGCTGGAGTCAAGAAGAGGTGCTGTTGCTAGCTGCTGACGCGAGGAAGGTGTTGAGAGATCCGAGGGTGCATGCTTACTGGCCCAT ATATGTTGTTTATGGCCGCAAACCGTTCTCTTCGAAACAGAAGTCGAGTGTCGACAAGACTGCCGCTTAG
- a CDS encoding hypothetical protein (COG:U; EggNog:ENOG503NZ12), producing MSSSASATASLREKSHNNHLTSSTGSDSDSTKVEAGIPNPNTTEPAPPPRDIHGFKWISVVIAILSSIFLYSLDNTVVADITPAAVNAFGDSLKLPWLSVGFLLGGVSVVLPFGKLYSLFDAKWLYIFSTVLFNIGSAICGAAPSMDALIVGRVLAGMGGNGMYLGTMNLLSATTTNMERPAYLSFVGLVWGVGTVLGPVVGGAFVESPATWRWAFYINLCIAGLFAPVYLFWIPSYKPQPRETSSQELVKKVDFGGTLLSVAAITTLVMAINLGGALYEWNSGNIIALFVVSFVLFGAFGVQQSWNFGLRDKGDKIFPTHFLRRWNLVLLFCSAAAINAAAFIPIYYIPLYFQFTRGDSPTEAAVRLLPLIFTLSAAILINGHLMVRWEYFQPWYITGSILALVGGVLLCK from the coding sequence ATGTCCTCCTCAGCATCCGCCACGGCCTCCCTCAGGGAGAAATCCCACAACAACCATCTAACAAGCAGCACAGGAAGCGACTCCGACTCCACCAAAGTCGAAGCTGGcattcccaaccccaacaccacagaaccagcaccaccaccccgcgACATCCACGGCTTCAAGTGGATCTCGGTCGTCATCGCAATCTtatcctccatcttcctctacTCCCTCGACAACACAGTAGTAGCAGACATTACCCCCGCCGCCGTTAACGCCTTCGGCGACAGCCTCAAACTCCCTTGGCTTTCCGTCGGCTTCTTACTCGGTGGCGTAAGCGTTGTCCTGCCCTTTGGAAAACTTTACAGCCTCTTCGACGCAAAATGGCTGTACATCTTCTCCACCGTCCTCTTCAACATCGGATCTGCCATCTGCGGAGCGGCACCGTCGATGGACGCGCTGattgtggggagggtgttggctgGTATGGGCGGTAACGGGATGTACCTCGGGACGATGAACCTGTTGAGTgcgacaaccaccaacatggAAAGACCTGCATATCTCAGCTTTGTGGGCTTGGTTTGGGGAGTCGGTACCGTGCTCGGGCCTGTGGTGGGCGGCGCGTTCGTGGAGAGCCCGGCAACGTGGAGGTGGGCTTTCTACATCAACTTGTGCATTGCCGGTTTGTTCGCACCGGTGTATCTGTTTTGGATTCCGTCGTACAAGCCCCAGCCACGGGAAACCTCGAGCCAGGAACTGGTCAAGAAAGTCGATTTTGGAGGGACGTTGTTGAGCGTGGCGGCGATTACGACTTTGGTTATGGCAATCAATCTGGGTGGTGCCCTATACGAGTGGAATAGCGGCAACATCATCGCGTTGTTCGTGGTATCCTTTGTGTTGTTTGGAGCATTTGGTGTGCAGCAGAGCTGGAACTTTGGACTAAGGGATAAGGGCGACAAGATCTTCCCAACGCACTTTTTGAGAAGGTGGAATCTGGTCTTGTTGTTCTGTTCTGCAGCTGCCATCAATGCTGCCGCATTCATTCCGATCTATTACATCCCACTATACTTCCAGTTCACCCGGGGAGATAGCCCGACCGAAGCAGCTGTCAGGCTATTGCCTCTCATCTTCACCTTGAGTGCGGCTATTTTGATCAATGGACACCTGATGGTGAGATGGGAATATTTCCAACCTTGGTATATTACCGGCAGTATCTTAGCGCTTGTGGGAGGCGTGCTGTTATGTAAGTGA
- a CDS encoding hypothetical protein (EggNog:ENOG503PH8S), whose product MGIIITRPSPRVSTGGGSSGSSTGSTGSTSGTAGTTVGKTWGAPAPAPAPAPAPVPVWGTTPGVIVTTPPDVAAAGAKSAGKYVPGDPATVPYLDRGNSGQYPVVIVTPSELNTGNDTKVALPPIPVEWIIAPRNITSPDQCPNAGATIATFAATDVILAVLLIVTAARPILYRASRHLFGKRGGKKVYWTWLMWLVLQVTGNVGAALLVVRTEGYEHLEFLKVFALYLSRPRLKAWWLAILRTSFSVGGRRFPDGNTRLEQEQEQENEKISLAWEKDGRKEKEHIYVDAYVSAALVEFIFQISAAVFIGVTWERFPNEVIKQYMQPPLRFMFAAPGIMLVAISVGVPIWRITGETWGWKETVDKDPETKKVIRRRSPPSMGGIRFWWVIWGSLIYIPVYSAAWVYWTHFLTLPGALWCPPRLVSQSAIWILTSI is encoded by the exons ATGGGCATCATCATAACTCGTCCATCTCCCAGGGTTTCAACAGGTGGTGGTAGCTCAGGCAGCAGCACTGGCAGCACCGGGAGCACATCGGGCACAGCAGGCACGACTGTTGGCAAAACTTGGGGTGCTCCCGCCCCGGcaccagccccagccccgGCACCTGTCCCCGTATGGGGAACAACACCAGGAGTGATCGTAACAACTCCTCCTGACGTTGCCGCTGCCGGCGCAAAGTCAGCAGGCAAATATGTTCCTGGTGACCCAGCTACAGTGCCG TACCTTGATCGTGGCAACTCCGGACAATATcccgtcgtcatcgtcaccCCCAGCGAGCTCAACACTGGAAACGACACCAAAGTTGCCCTCCCTCCTATACCTGTCGAGTGGATCATCGCGCCTCGAAACATCACCAGTCCCGACCAATGTCCAAACGCCGGAGCTACAATTGCAACCTTTGCTGCCACGGATGTTATCCTGGCGGTCCTCCTGATCGTCACCGCGGCAAGGCCAATACTGTACAGAGCCTCGCGTCATCTGTTCGGCAAGCGGGGGGGCAAAAAAGTATACTGGACATGGTTGATGTGGCTTGTCCTGCAAGTGACAGGCAATGTCGGTGCGGCTCTTCTAGTCGTCAGAACTGAGGGATACGAACATCTGGAATTTTTAAAGGTCTTTGCTCTTTACCTGTCCAGGCCCAGACTAAAGGCATGGTGGCTCGCTATCCTGCGGACATCGTTTTCCGTGGGGGGCCGGAGGTTCCCTGACGGCAACACAAGACTTGAGCAAgaacaagagcaagagaaTGAGAAGATATCCCTTGCGTGGGAAAAAGACGGCCGCAAAGAGAAAGAGCACATTTATGTTGACGCATACGTTTCGGCTGCCCTGGTCGAATTTATTTTCCAGATCTCCGCTGCGGTGTTCATCGGTGTGACCTGGGAGAGGTTTCCAAACGAAGTCATCAAGCAGTACATGCAACCACCGCTGAGATTCATGTTTGCGGCGCCTGGCATTATGTTGGTCGCCATTTCAGTGGGAGTTCCAATATGGCGTATCACAGGTGAAACTTGGGGTTGGAAGGAGACTGTGGACAAAGACCCGGAAACAAAAAAGGTGATACGGCGCCGATCACCGCCATCGATGGGCGGCATCCGGTTTTGGTGGGTGATATGGGGGTCTCTCATTTATATTCCCGTTTACTCCGCCGCATGGGTCTACTGGACACACTTTCTTACTCTTCCTGGCGCATTGTGGTGTCCGCCCAGGCTGGTCAGTCAGTCGGCGATTTGGATCCTGACGTCTATTTAG
- a CDS encoding hypothetical protein (EggNog:ENOG503NV0E) yields the protein MAAQRPEYDYRGLSWDHLNESGSISNLPAATPLEWESLSQHQRNVPQHSPTAPWGHGRDGVEMGDLGTQRPAREDPFSDHNPLSRPYRSGGYHMLDEVQEPAKQGFLKSVISPTPATQHHDGSSPPDRGHPGPAGPSFFGRIRRSKWAMYICLIFGVACAAGHHVFYSTLNGKPATDQLVMQRYGTLLAFGAKAGLGAAVIEASHQRVWVTARKRVMTVGALDSLFSMTESLASFGAWEVLKGAKIAALLALFVWIAPIVVILTANTLQVELSRIVTEDRCAGVRTLNFSFEEIDEWRDPTKIGKYFEVPASIWNTTKKATDDDDSDEWFDYYTAPGLALAQTLTIGAFMGETVMRKNAQAETCGSGWNCTFEIKFTAPAYKCTELASGVSSKASNLTQQSGSIAPPFSTDLLLPKGIYSYYAFTTGGDYFNMQMEDVEPGGIPKTDRPYPKNLGAFRTDPIVWIGYSTRTNPGEPLPEKSSSPGWEQAFTPKLFACENYESSYIVQFNYTENLHSTNVLDVEYLRPVINTTYLPDIELEDGTADSVAATPQSNYVFPQNKSLYRRTAAYYSLSLIARSFLNGTVAANQKNANGVPMANTNVIQTKVLDVANNYFPVGDLMKTVQRFYSENIILSMLSNPQFTSVVWAAKPDEQSGIDPDVQREDVEGLKYPCQRSRVGNVYTYHVRDLWIVYSISIGLAVMGVVIGVLSVRENGGLMRNVKFSSFVAATRGEGLRRVEWGGADGGRVSEGVKGMRMRYGMVEVEGQGGKELKFGFGFEEDVTSLERNGGGTAVKRLTMLGASSRSLARSG from the exons ATGGCCGCTCAGCGACCTGAATATGACTATCGAGGGCTGAGCTGGGATCATTTAAACGAGTCCGGATCgatctccaacctcccagcTGCTACCCCACTTGAGTGGGAGTCCCTctcacaacatcaacgaAATGTTCCACAGCATTCACCAACCGCCCCTTGGGGAcatgggagggatggggtAGAAATGGGGGATTTGGGCACCCAGCGGCCCGCCAGAGAAGATCCATTCAGCGACCACAACCCTTTATCCAGGCCGTATCGCAGCGGAGGGTACCACATGCTCGACGAAGTACAAGAACCAGCCAAGCAGGGTTTCCTCAAGTCAGTCATCAgtccaacaccagcaacTCAACATCATGACGGGTCTTCTCCGCCTGATCGTGGTCATCCCGGGCCTGCCGGGCCGTCATTCTTCGGTCGGATAAGACGCTCCAAGTGGGCGATGTACATCTGCCTCATCTTTGGTGTTGCTTGTGCAGCTGGACATCATGTGTTTTACAGCACGCTCAATGGCAAGCCCGCAACGGATCAGCTTGTGATGCAGCGGTATGGAACGTTGTTGGCGTTTGGGGCAAAGGCGGGGCTTGGTGCTGCGGTTATTGAGGCTTCTCATCAGCGGGTGTGGGTAACGGCgcggaagagggtgatgactGTTGGGGCGTTGGATTCGTTGTTTTCCATGACTGAGAGCTTGGCTTCTTTTGGGGCTTGGGAGGTGCTCAAAGGGGCTAAGATAGCGGCTCTGTTGGCTCTTTTTGTTTG GATTGCACCGATCGTCGTCATTCTGACTGCCAACACTCTTCAGGTTGAGCTCAGCCGGATTGTTACCGAGGATAGGTGCGCCGGGGTCAGGACGCTCAACTTCAGCTTTGAAGAAATAGACGAATGGAGAGATCCAACCAAGATAGGCAAATATTTCGAGGTTCCGGCCTCCATCTGGAACACAACGAAAAAGGCCaccgatgacgacgacagcgatGAGTGGTTCGACTATTACACAGCACCAGGCCTGGCGTTGGCTCAGACACTTACCATTGGTGCCTTTATGGGAGAGACAGTGATGCGGAAGAACGCACAGGCGGAGACTTGTGGCAGCGGCTGGAACTGCACCTTTGAGATCAAGTTCACCGCCCCTGCCTACAAGTGTACCGAGCTCGCAAGCGGTGTCAGCTCCAAGGCATCAAATCTGACGCAACAATCCGGCAGCATCGCTCCACCGTTCAGCACcgatcttctcctccccaaaggCATCTATAGCTATTACGCCTTCACCACAGGCGGCGATTACTTCAACATGCAAATGGAAGACGTCGAACCGGGCGGAATTCCCAAGACCGACCGCCCCTATCCCAAGAACCTCGGGGCCTTTCGCACCGATCCCATCGTGTGGATAGGATATTCCACCCGCACAAACCCGGGGGAACCTCTCCCTGAAaagtcctcctctcccggTTGGGAGCAAGccttcacccccaaactCTTCGCCTGCGAGAACTACGAATCATCCTACATCGTCCAGTTCAACTACACCGAAAACCTCCACTCCACCAACGTCCTCGACGTGGAGTACCTCCGTCCCGTCATCAACACGACCTACCTCCCTGACATCGAGTTAGAAGATGGCACGGCAGACAGCGTTGCCGCCACACCGCAATCAAACTACGTATTCCCCCAGAACAAGAGTTTGTACCGCCGTACCGCAGCGTActactccctctccctcatcgcccgctccttcctcaaTGGAACAGTAGCAGCCAACCAGAAAAACGCCAACGGAGTCCCAATGGCCAACACGAATGTTATTCAGACAAAAGTATTGGACGTTGCGAATAATTACTTCCCTGTGGGGGACCTAATGAAGACAGTGCAGAGGTTTTACTCTGAGAACATCATCCTTAGCATGCTCTCCAACCCGCAGTTTACCAGTGTGGTTTGGGCTGCCAAGCCAGATGAGCAAAGCGGGATTGACCCTGATGtgcagagggaggatgtggagggctTGAAGTATCCTTGTCAGAGGTCGAGGGTTGGGAATGTGTACACGTACCATGTGAGGGATTTGTGGATTGTGTATAGTATTTCTATTgggctggcggtgatgggggttgttATTGGGGTGCTGTCTGTGAGGGAGAATGGGGGTTTGATGAGGAATGTGAAGTTTAGTAGCTTTGTTGCTGCGActaggggggaggggttgaggagggttgagTGGGGTGGGGCCGATGGGGGACGGGTGAGTGAGGGTGTGAAGGGGATGAGAATGAGGTATGGgatggttgaggttgaggggcaAGGCGGGAAGGAGTTGaagtttgggtttgggtttgaaGAGGATGTTacgagcttggagaggaacGGGGGCGGGACTGCggtgaagaggttgacgATGTTGGGGGCGAGTTCGAGAAGCTTGGCGAGGTCGGGGTAA
- a CDS encoding hypothetical protein (COG:H; EggNog:ENOG503PDVB): MDDSNIPPNQPAITLPPLPSTQPHHPTPRIHPSSLIHPSSLIHPSSLPLIHPTATVGAFCLIGPNVTISARTTLLSHVSIPSNTTLGTDCTIHPFSVLGGPSQALADKSQPPNTGKLTIGNSCTIREGVTCNVGFSAKGTVIGNGCLLMANSHVAHDCVLGDEVILVNGVLLAGHVTVGRGAIFAGMGGTVQFVRVGEYAYVGGATVVSRDVLPYSMVKGYRGRTVGVNAVGLKRRGWTGERIQWVERAVRAVSRGDQEELRW, translated from the exons atggACGACTCAAACATCCCTCCCAATCAACCAGCAATCAcgctcccacccctcccatcaacacaaccacatcatcccacccctcgaatccacccctcctccctcatccacccctcctccctcatccacccctcctccctccccctcatccacccaacCGCCACCGTCGGAGCCTTCTGCCTCATCGGCCCCAACGTCACCATCTCCGCccgcaccaccctcctctcccacgtctccatcccctccaacaccaccctcggcacCGACTgcaccatccaccccttctccgTCCTAGGCGGCCCCTCCCAAGCCCTAGCCGACAaatcccaacctcccaacaCCGGCAAGCTCACCATCGGAAACTCGTGCACCATCCGCGAGGGCGTAACCTGCAACGTCGGCTTTTCGGCCAAAGGAACAGTGATAGGAAACGGGTGTCTACTCATGGCCAACAGCCACGTTGCTCACGACTGTGTCTTGGGGGATGAGGTCATCCTCGTGAACGGGGTCCTCCTGGCTGGGCATGTAacggtggggaggggagcgaTTTTTGCGGGCATGGGAGGGACCGTTCAGtttgtgagggttggggagtaCGCCTATGTTGGGggggcgacggtggtgagCAGGGATGTTTTGCCGTATAGTATGGTCAAGGGGTATAGAGGGAGGACGGTGGGGGTTAACGCTGTGgggctgaagaggagggggtggacgggggagaggattcagtgggtggagagggctgtGAGGGCTGTGTCGAGGGGGGATCAGGAAGAGCTGA GGTGGTAG
- a CDS encoding hypothetical protein (EggNog:ENOG503NV1Q; COG:Q), which produces MNGTCPRLPVWLDTYAGPPLPYHTLRTPTNQQGPSVVQHTSAVAVVHIHPSCCKANKHPQALDHSTPQKQAVVIVEMKCPPCDTTEPSLCSHNCCFPHGTEMRDSAMSWLPSSTVALIGTALLLCFVIATRVQSFVRTRHIPGPFWAGWTDLWMIRAQLSGRFCFLLQDANTRYGPIAKIAPNWVVCGDAEELRRIWGVRSAWKRPFWYRAFRFDPYKDNAFSTTDDQVHEKLRAKLMPGYGGKDVDNLHELIDRQVAGLVSLLETKYLSSKTEFKPVDLARKVQYFTLDVISALAFGKELGYLAADQDLFSYIQTTESTLPIMLTIGFMPWLLKLIQSPRLKFLMPDIDRVVGIGTVVKTAQQAVAERYGDKPLIKRDMLGSFVANGLTREEAEGETVVQIIAGSDTSATAIRSTLLFIITNPLVYRRLQAEIDTGIREGRISSPITDTEARNLPYLQAVIREGLRMWPPATAALPKVSDRDQVVCGVHIPAGTIIAWAPFSFLRSKKIFGEDADVFRPERWLDIEPEKYRTMDQTVMMEFASGSRWECLGKTVAQIELNKAYVELLRRFDVTLVDPTNPWTSFNAAVFIQSDMNVVVTRREL; this is translated from the exons ATGAACGGAACATGCCCCCGGTTGCCGGTGTGGCTTGACACATATGCGGGTCCCCCGCTTCCCTATCACACGCTCAGAACGccaacaaaccaacaagGACCATCG GTGGTCCAGCACACTTCTGCTGTTGCAGTAGTGCACATACACCCTAGCTGCTGCAAAGCCAACAAGCATCCCCAAGCCCTGGACCACAGCACACCTCAAAAACAGGCCGTGGTTATCGTGGAAATGAAATGCCCACCATGTGACACGACGGAACCCAGCTTGTGTTCCCATAACTGCTGTTTTCCACACGGTACAGAAATGCGAGATTCTGCCATGTCATGGCTACCTTCCTCGACCGTAGCCCTCATCGGGACGGCCCTCTTACTTTGCTTTGTCATCGCCACTCGGGTCCAGTCCTTTGTTAGAACACGGCATATCCCTGGGCCATTCTGGGCTGGATGGACCGACCTGTGGATGATACGCGCCCAGCTCAGCGGTCGATTTTGCTTCCTCCTTCAGGATGCAAACACAAGATATG GTCCAATCGCAAAGATCGCACCCAATTGGGTCGTCTGCGGCGACGCCGAAGAGCTGAGACGTATTTGGGGAGTCCGTTCAGCGTGGAAGCGACCATTTTGGTACCGCGCTTTTCGTTTTGACCCCTACAAGGACAATGCTTTCTCAACCACGGATGACCAGGTTCACGAAAAGCTGAGGGCAAAGCTCATGCCAGGCTACGGCGGCAAAGATGTCGACAACCTCCATGAGCTCATCGACAGACAAGTCGCTGGTCTTGTGTCACTACTAGAGACCAAGTATCTGTCAAGCAAGACCGAATTCAAGCCCGTCGACCTGGCGCGCAAAGTACAGTATTTCACCTTGGACGTCATCTCTGCATTGGCGTTTGGCAAGGAACTGGGCTACCTCGCCGCCGATCAGGATCTGTTCAGCTACATTCAGACCACTGAGAGCACGCTTCCCATCATGCTCACGATAGGGTTTATGCCCTGGCTCCTGAAGCTGATTCAGTCACCTCGCCTCAAGTTTCTGATGCCCGACATCGACAGGGTAGTTGGCATCGGAACTGTTGTCAAGACGGCCCAGCAAGCGGTTGCCGAACGCTACGGGGACAAACCCTTGATCAAGCGCGATATGCTCGGCTCCTTCGTCGCCAATGGCCTCACCAGGGAAGAAGCGGAAGGCGAGACCGTGGTACAGATCATTGCCGGCTCCGACACGTCAGCTACAGCCATTCGCTCCACATtgctcttcatcatcaccaacccgcTCGTCTACCGCCGTCTACAGGCCGAAATTGACACTGGCATCCGCGAAGGTCGCATCTCCTCACCCATCACAGACACCGAGGCCAGGAATCTGCCATACCTTCAGGCCGTCATTCGGGAGGGCCTCCGAATGTGGCCGCCAGCGACCGCTGCCCTCCCCAAGGTCTCTGATAGGGACCAGGTTGTCTGTGGAGTTCACATCCCCGCCGGAACCATCATTGCGTGGGCCCCTTTCAGCTTCTTGAGAAGTAAAAAGAtctttggggaggatgcggaTGTCTTTAGGCCTGAGCGATGGCTGGATATTGAGCCAGAAAAGTATCGGACCATGGACCAGACTGTCATGATGGAGTTTGCATCAGGCAGTCGATGGGAGTGTTTAGGGAAGACAGTGGCACAGATTGAGCTCAATAAAGCTTATGTTGAG cttcttcgccggTTCGATGTTACTCTGGTTGATCCTACAAATCCTTGGACCTCCTTCAACGCGGCCGTGTTCATCCAGAGTGACATGAATGTTGTAGTCACCAGGAGGGAGTTGTGA